The Hyphomicrobiales bacterium genome has a window encoding:
- the radA gene encoding DNA repair protein RadA — translation MAKRGPTYHCQACGAVYHRWQGKCDACGTWSSLVEDAQVAPVPGGGRPSSSGRARGRVFALETLKGETQDAPRIVSGIGELDRVTGGGFVPGSVLLIGGDPGIGKSTLLMQACAALSLAGKRVVYVSGEESTGQVRLRAERMGLADAPVDLAAETNVEDIVATLGQGQRPSLVVIDSIQTMWSGEVESAPGTVTQVRGSAQALIRYAKTSGVCLILVGHVTKDGQIAGPRVVEHMVDAVLSFEGEGAHAFRVLRGQKNRFGPTDEIGVFEMTGKGLSEVTNPSALFLAGRDQPAPGAAVFAGIEGTRPVLVEIQALVAPTALGTPRRAVVGWENSRLAMVLAVLETHGGLRLGQHDVYLNVAGGLRVNEPAADVAVAAALVSSLSGATLPPHGVYFGEIALSGAIRPVSVTPARLREAAKLGFEAALMPAGGADHGDGGGLNLRRFGHVTELVADIAARAPRRDVK, via the coding sequence ATGGCCAAGCGCGGCCCGACCTATCACTGCCAGGCCTGCGGCGCGGTCTACCATCGCTGGCAGGGCAAATGCGACGCCTGCGGGACATGGTCCTCGCTGGTCGAGGATGCGCAGGTCGCTCCGGTTCCCGGCGGCGGCCGGCCCTCCTCCAGCGGGCGGGCGCGCGGCCGCGTCTTCGCGCTGGAGACTCTGAAGGGAGAGACGCAGGACGCCCCGCGTATCGTTTCCGGAATCGGGGAACTCGACCGCGTCACCGGCGGCGGCTTCGTGCCGGGCTCGGTGCTGCTGATCGGCGGCGACCCGGGCATCGGCAAGTCGACCCTGCTGATGCAGGCCTGCGCGGCGCTCAGCCTAGCCGGCAAGCGCGTCGTCTATGTTTCGGGCGAGGAATCGACCGGGCAGGTGCGCCTGCGCGCCGAGCGCATGGGGCTGGCCGACGCGCCGGTCGATCTCGCGGCCGAGACCAATGTCGAGGACATCGTCGCGACGCTCGGCCAGGGCCAGCGCCCGTCCCTGGTCGTGATCGATTCGATCCAGACCATGTGGTCGGGCGAGGTCGAGAGCGCGCCGGGCACAGTGACCCAGGTGCGCGGCTCGGCGCAGGCACTGATCCGCTACGCCAAGACGAGCGGCGTCTGCCTGATCCTCGTCGGGCACGTCACCAAGGACGGCCAGATTGCCGGTCCGCGCGTGGTCGAGCACATGGTCGACGCCGTGCTCTCCTTCGAAGGCGAAGGGGCGCACGCTTTCCGCGTCCTGCGCGGCCAGAAGAATCGCTTCGGACCGACCGACGAGATCGGCGTCTTCGAGATGACCGGGAAGGGTCTTTCCGAAGTGACGAACCCGTCCGCGCTCTTCCTGGCAGGCAGAGACCAGCCGGCGCCGGGCGCGGCGGTTTTCGCCGGCATCGAAGGCACGCGGCCGGTGCTGGTCGAAATCCAGGCGCTGGTCGCGCCGACGGCGCTCGGCACGCCGCGGCGCGCCGTGGTCGGCTGGGAAAACAGCCGGCTCGCCATGGTGCTCGCCGTGCTTGAGACACATGGGGGCCTGCGGCTAGGGCAGCATGACGTCTACCTCAACGTCGCGGGGGGCTTGCGCGTCAACGAACCCGCGGCGGACGTCGCGGTCGCAGCTGCGCTGGTGTCCTCGCTCAGCGGCGCCACCCTGCCGCCGCACGGGGTCTATTTCGGCGAGATTGCGCTCTCGGGTGCGATTCGGCCGGTTTCGGTCACGCCAGCCCGCCTGCGCGAAGCGGCGAAGCTCGGTTTCGAGGCCGCGCTGATGCCGGCGGGCGGAGCGGATCATGGCGACGGCGGCGGCCTCAACCTGCGCCGCTTCGGCCATGTCACGGAACTCGTTGCCGATATTGCCGCCCGCGCGCCTCGCAGAGATGTGAAATGA
- a CDS encoding Tetratricopeptide repeat protein: MADIFREIDEEVRRDKAAELWKKYGWVVTSLAVLAVLAVAGWQFWLHRENQASQAVGARFEAALKSSRDGDGKQAEAILKELAGSAPAGYRLIARFRLAAETAKGDAAAGIAAFEALAGDATLDATYRDLARLRAGILRVDLSPFAEVKTTLEPLASPQGVWRHSAREFLGIAALKANQFDEAGRWFDAAITDPQAPQALRQRVELYLALVRGGPVTVKN; this comes from the coding sequence ATGGCCGATATTTTTCGCGAGATCGATGAGGAAGTCCGGCGCGACAAGGCGGCGGAGCTCTGGAAGAAATATGGCTGGGTCGTCACCAGCCTTGCCGTGCTCGCCGTGCTCGCCGTCGCGGGCTGGCAGTTCTGGCTGCATCGCGAGAACCAGGCCTCGCAGGCCGTCGGCGCGCGCTTCGAAGCGGCGCTGAAGTCGTCTCGCGACGGTGACGGCAAGCAGGCCGAGGCGATCCTCAAGGAACTTGCCGGCAGCGCGCCTGCCGGCTACCGCCTGATCGCGCGCTTCCGCCTTGCCGCCGAGACCGCCAAGGGCGATGCCGCTGCCGGGATCGCCGCCTTCGAGGCGCTTGCGGGCGACGCCACGCTGGATGCGACCTACCGTGATCTCGCCAGGCTGCGTGCGGGCATCCTGCGCGTCGATCTCTCGCCCTTTGCCGAGGTCAAGACGACCCTTGAGCCGCTGGCCAGCCCGCAGGGTGTCTGGCGCCACTCGGCCCGCGAGTTCCTCGGCATCGCCGCGCTCAAGGCCAATCAGTTCGACGAGGCCGGCCGCTGGTTCGACGCCGCGATCACCGACCCGCAGGCGCCGCAGGCCCTGCGCCAGCGCGTCGAACTGTATCTCGCCCTCGTCCGCGGCGGGCCCGTCACGGTGAAGAACTGA
- a CDS encoding Colicin V production protein, whose amino-acid sequence MPVTILDLVVIGVVLISALLAAVRGFTREVLAIASWVAAAAVAWVFHLQLLPFVKQYIPASSAQDTIALVASIAALFLGTLIVVSIVTAKISDFVLDSRIGALDRTLGFVFGAARGLLLAVIGYLFFTALVGNEKMPVWAKDAKAKPMLEETGRSLIAMLPQDVNADFIKNLLKKQKHEEATEAPAEEPRSPATPAPVAPAPTRP is encoded by the coding sequence ATGCCTGTCACCATTCTCGATCTCGTCGTTATCGGCGTGGTTCTGATCTCGGCTTTGCTCGCTGCCGTTCGCGGCTTCACACGCGAAGTCCTGGCCATCGCCTCCTGGGTTGCCGCCGCGGCGGTGGCCTGGGTGTTCCATCTGCAGCTCCTGCCCTTCGTGAAGCAGTACATTCCGGCAAGCTCGGCGCAGGACACGATCGCGCTGGTCGCCTCGATCGCGGCCCTGTTCCTCGGCACGCTGATCGTCGTCTCGATCGTGACGGCCAAGATCTCCGACTTCGTGCTCGACTCGCGCATCGGCGCGCTCGACCGCACGCTCGGCTTCGTCTTCGGCGCGGCGCGGGGCCTGCTGCTGGCCGTGATCGGCTACCTGTTCTTCACCGCCCTCGTCGGCAACGAGAAGATGCCGGTCTGGGCCAAGGACGCCAAGGCCAAGCCGATGCTGGAGGAAACCGGCCGCTCGCTGATCGCGATGCTGCCGCAGGACGTGAATGCCGATTTCATCAAGAACCTGCTGAAAAAGCAGAAGCACGAGGAAGCGACCGAGGCCCCGGCAGAGGAACCGCGCAGCCCGGCGACCCCGGCGCCGGTTGCACCTGCCCCAACCCGTCCCTAA
- the purF gene encoding amidophosphoribosyltransferase: MISQTETEAAFDPNADRLREECGVFGIYGHADAAALTALGLHALQHRGQEAAGIVSFDGNRFHSERRLGLVGDAFSEASVIDKLKGKQAIGHVRYSTTGETILRNVQPLFAELHGGGFAVAHNGNLTNGLTLRRNLVRDGAIYQSTSDTEVLLHLVARSRKQQFVDRFIEAIRQIEGAYAFVGITNKKLIGARDPLGIRPLVLGELDGCPILTSETCALDIIGAKFIREVENGEVVIISESGIESHKPFPPAPERPCIFEYIYFARPDSIVKGRSIYERRKAMGAVLAQESPADADVVVPVPDSGVPAALGYAQASGIPFELGIIRNHYVGRTFIEPTQKVRELGVKLKHSANRSVVEGKRVVLVDDSIVRGTTSFKIVKMMREAGAREVHFRISSPPITHPDYYGIDTPDREKLLAATHSLEEMRQFVGADSLAFISVDGLYRAMGHEGRDPARPQFTDHCFTGDYPTSLTDVIGESAKQQISLLAEAG; this comes from the coding sequence ATGATCTCGCAGACCGAGACTGAGGCCGCCTTCGACCCCAATGCTGACCGGCTGCGGGAGGAATGCGGCGTCTTCGGCATTTACGGCCATGCCGATGCGGCGGCGCTGACAGCGCTCGGCCTGCACGCGCTCCAGCATCGCGGCCAGGAGGCGGCGGGCATCGTCTCCTTCGACGGCAACCGCTTCCACTCCGAGCGCCGCCTCGGTCTGGTCGGCGACGCCTTCTCGGAAGCCAGCGTCATCGACAAGCTCAAGGGCAAACAGGCCATCGGCCATGTCCGCTACTCGACGACCGGCGAGACCATCCTGCGCAACGTCCAGCCGCTCTTTGCGGAGTTGCATGGCGGCGGCTTCGCGGTGGCCCATAACGGCAACCTGACCAACGGCCTGACGCTGCGCCGCAACCTCGTCCGCGACGGCGCGATCTACCAGTCGACTTCCGACACCGAAGTCCTGCTTCATCTCGTGGCCCGCAGCCGCAAGCAACAATTCGTCGACCGCTTCATCGAGGCGATCCGCCAGATCGAGGGCGCCTACGCCTTCGTCGGCATCACCAACAAGAAGCTGATCGGCGCCCGCGATCCGCTCGGCATCCGCCCGCTCGTGCTGGGCGAGCTCGACGGCTGCCCGATCCTGACCTCCGAGACCTGCGCGCTCGACATCATCGGCGCCAAGTTCATCCGCGAGGTCGAGAATGGCGAGGTGGTGATCATCTCCGAGAGCGGCATCGAGAGCCACAAGCCCTTCCCGCCGGCGCCGGAGCGGCCCTGCATCTTCGAGTACATCTATTTCGCGCGCCCCGATTCCATCGTGAAGGGCCGCAGCATCTATGAGCGCCGCAAGGCGATGGGCGCAGTCCTCGCGCAGGAATCGCCGGCCGATGCCGACGTCGTCGTGCCCGTTCCGGATTCCGGCGTGCCGGCGGCGCTCGGCTATGCGCAGGCGAGCGGCATTCCCTTCGAACTCGGCATCATCCGCAACCACTATGTCGGCCGCACCTTCATCGAGCCGACGCAGAAGGTCCGCGAGCTCGGCGTCAAGCTGAAGCACTCCGCCAACCGCTCGGTGGTCGAAGGCAAGCGCGTCGTGCTGGTCGACGATTCGATCGTGCGCGGCACAACCTCCTTCAAGATCGTGAAGATGATGCGCGAGGCCGGCGCCCGCGAGGTGCATTTCCGCATCTCGTCGCCGCCGATCACCCATCCCGATTATTACGGCATCGATACGCCGGACCGCGAGAAGCTGCTCGCCGCCACGCATTCGCTGGAGGAGATGCGGCAGTTCGTCGGCGCGGATTCGCTGGCCTTCATCTCCGTGGACGGGCTCTATCGCGCCATGGGCCATGAGGGACGCGACCCAGCGCGGCCGCAATTCACCGACCACTGCTTCACCGGCGACTATCCGACCTCGCTGACCGATGTGATCGGCGAGAGCGCCAAGCAGCAGATCTCCCTGCTGGCCGAAGCCGGCTGA
- the alr gene encoding Alanine racemase, translating into MMSADPLDTSAYGATLTIDLDALVANWRLLGKRAGAEAGAVVKADAYGLGIEPAVTALARAGCKSFFVAHVSEGIRARKVAPEATVYVLNGLLPGAGGIYAEHALSPVLGSHEELLEWASFRQTGAKTRPAALHVDTAMNRLGLWCGEGLNLAREKSGVIAAADIGLVMSHFASSEDKTDPANARQIAAFAEIAAALPDLPASLKNSSGHFLDECPSYQLTRPGYALYGGNPTPGKPNPMQPVVGLEARIIQIREVEAGTQVGYNGRWTAKGKRRLATICLGYADGYPRNGSWTDAATGGSALLDGVLCPFVGTVSMDLIIIDVTEAPAGAAQRGASVTLIGGPLDLEAVGAGARTIGYEILTSLGRRYQRRYVGL; encoded by the coding sequence ATGATGTCTGCAGACCCGCTCGATACCAGCGCCTATGGCGCGACGCTGACCATCGACCTCGACGCACTTGTCGCGAACTGGCGCCTTCTCGGCAAGCGTGCCGGCGCGGAAGCCGGCGCCGTCGTCAAGGCTGACGCCTACGGCCTCGGCATCGAGCCCGCCGTGACGGCACTGGCGCGAGCGGGCTGCAAGAGCTTCTTCGTCGCCCATGTCTCCGAAGGGATCCGCGCCCGCAAGGTCGCGCCGGAGGCGACGGTCTATGTGCTGAACGGGCTCCTGCCCGGGGCCGGCGGCATCTATGCCGAGCACGCGCTCTCGCCGGTCCTCGGCTCGCATGAGGAATTGCTGGAATGGGCCTCGTTCCGGCAGACCGGCGCCAAGACCCGCCCTGCCGCGCTGCATGTAGACACCGCGATGAACCGGCTCGGCCTCTGGTGCGGAGAAGGCCTCAACCTCGCCCGCGAGAAGTCGGGCGTGATCGCAGCCGCCGATATCGGGCTCGTCATGAGCCACTTCGCTTCCTCGGAGGACAAGACCGACCCGGCCAACGCCCGCCAGATCGCGGCCTTCGCCGAGATCGCGGCCGCCCTTCCCGACCTGCCGGCCTCGCTCAAGAATTCCTCGGGCCACTTCCTCGATGAGTGCCCGTCCTATCAGCTCACTCGGCCGGGCTATGCGCTCTATGGCGGCAATCCGACGCCCGGAAAACCGAATCCGATGCAGCCCGTCGTCGGGCTGGAGGCGCGGATCATCCAGATCCGCGAGGTCGAGGCCGGCACGCAGGTCGGCTATAACGGCCGCTGGACCGCGAAGGGCAAGCGCCGGCTCGCGACCATCTGCCTCGGCTATGCCGACGGCTATCCGCGCAACGGCAGCTGGACCGACGCCGCGACCGGCGGCTCGGCGTTGCTCGACGGCGTCCTCTGCCCCTTCGTCGGCACGGTCTCGATGGACCTGATCATCATCGACGTCACCGAAGCTCCGGCGGGCGCAGCCCAGCGGGGTGCGAGCGTGACGCTGATCGGCGGCCCGCTCGATCTCGAAGCCGTCGGCGCCGGCGCCAGGACAATCGGCTACGAGATCCTGACCAGCCTCGGCCGGCGCTATCAGCGGCGGTATGTGGGGCTGTGA
- a CDS encoding SDR family NAD(P)-dependent oxidoreductase, whose protein sequence is MTKPLEGRLALVTGASRGIGRAAALAFARAGAHVVALARTTGALEELDDEIRDAGGSATLVPLDLGDTGGIENLGPALLERWGKLDILLANAGILGPLTPLTHATEKDWAKVFDTNVTANWRLIKSLDLALRASDAGRVLLMSSGAAHKCTAYWGPYAISKAAVEAMGRTYAAETATTPIKVMLVNPGPLRTRMRAEAMPGEDPMTLKTPEELAPHLVRLASPDWAESGRIFDFPQGKVLTPQMPA, encoded by the coding sequence ATGACCAAGCCTCTCGAGGGGCGCCTCGCCCTCGTCACCGGCGCCTCGCGCGGCATCGGGCGGGCCGCCGCGCTCGCCTTCGCACGCGCCGGCGCCCATGTGGTGGCGCTTGCCCGGACGACCGGAGCGCTGGAAGAACTCGACGACGAGATTCGCGATGCCGGCGGCAGTGCTACGCTCGTGCCGCTCGACCTCGGCGATACCGGCGGCATCGAGAATCTCGGTCCGGCCCTGCTGGAACGCTGGGGCAAGCTCGACATCCTGCTGGCGAATGCCGGCATCCTCGGCCCCCTGACGCCGCTCACTCACGCGACCGAGAAGGACTGGGCGAAGGTGTTCGACACCAACGTCACCGCCAACTGGCGGCTGATCAAATCGCTCGACCTGGCGCTGCGCGCCTCGGATGCGGGCCGCGTGCTGCTGATGTCCTCCGGCGCCGCGCATAAATGCACCGCCTATTGGGGGCCCTACGCGATCTCCAAGGCCGCTGTCGAAGCGATGGGCCGGACCTACGCGGCCGAAACGGCGACGACGCCGATCAAGGTGATGCTGGTCAATCCGGGACCGCTGCGGACCCGCATGCGCGCCGAGGCGATGCCGGGCGAGGACCCGATGACGCTGAAGACGCCGGAGGAGCTCGCCCCGCATCTGGTCCGGCTGGCCTCGCCCGACTGGGCCGAGAGCGGCAGGATCTTCGACTTCCCGCAGGGGAAGGTGCTGACGCCGCAGATGCCGGCGTGA
- the dnaB gene encoding Replicative DNA helicase, with protein sequence MATATALVARLDNREAEYRVQPHNIEAEQALLGAILVNNDAFYRVSDFLLPDHFFEPIHQRVFELTASLIRAGKIATPITLKTFVSDLDLGDITPSQYLARLAAEATTVINAGDYGRTIYDLAVRRQLIGVGEDLVNVAYDAPVEMAPREQIEEAERKLYELAEKGRYEGGFQKFDGALRLAIDMAASAYQRAGGLSGISTGLRDVDQRMGGLQRSDLLVLAGRPAMGKTSLATNIAFNIAKAWRGERQEDGSIKSVDGGIVGFFSLEMSADQLATRIVAEQSSISSYKIRQGRITEGDFARLTDVAAQIEKLPLYIDQTGGISIAQLMARARRLKRQKGLDVLFIDYLQLLSGSAKAGQNRVQELTEITTSLKALAKELNVPIIALSQLSRQVESRDDKRPQLSDLRESGSIEQDADVVMFVYREEYYLKGKEPRPGTEEHNKWQIEMEAAHGVAELIIGKQRHGPTGAVALQFDADVTRFSDRADELRLPDRE encoded by the coding sequence ATGGCCACCGCTACCGCCCTCGTTGCACGCCTCGACAATCGCGAGGCCGAATATCGCGTCCAGCCTCACAATATCGAGGCTGAGCAGGCGCTGCTGGGCGCGATCCTGGTTAATAACGACGCGTTCTATCGCGTCTCCGACTTCCTGCTGCCGGATCATTTCTTCGAGCCGATCCACCAGCGCGTCTTCGAGCTGACGGCCAGCCTGATCCGGGCCGGCAAGATCGCGACGCCGATCACGCTCAAGACCTTCGTCAGCGACCTCGATCTCGGTGACATCACGCCGAGCCAGTATCTCGCCCGTCTCGCGGCGGAAGCGACGACCGTCATCAATGCCGGCGATTACGGCCGCACGATCTACGACCTCGCGGTGCGCCGCCAGCTCATCGGCGTCGGCGAAGACCTGGTCAACGTCGCCTATGACGCGCCGGTCGAGATGGCGCCGCGCGAGCAGATCGAGGAAGCCGAGCGCAAGCTCTACGAGCTGGCGGAAAAAGGCCGCTACGAGGGCGGCTTCCAGAAATTCGACGGGGCGCTGCGCCTCGCCATCGACATGGCGGCCAGCGCCTATCAGCGCGCCGGCGGTCTCTCCGGCATCTCGACCGGCCTGCGCGACGTCGACCAGCGCATGGGCGGCCTGCAGCGCTCGGACCTGCTCGTGCTCGCCGGCCGCCCCGCCATGGGCAAGACCTCGCTCGCCACCAACATCGCCTTCAACATCGCCAAGGCCTGGCGCGGCGAGCGTCAGGAGGACGGTTCGATCAAGAGCGTCGATGGCGGCATCGTCGGCTTCTTCTCGCTCGAAATGTCGGCAGACCAGCTCGCGACCCGTATCGTCGCCGAGCAGTCGAGCATCTCCTCCTACAAGATCAGGCAGGGCCGTATCACCGAGGGCGATTTCGCCCGGCTGACCGACGTCGCCGCGCAGATCGAGAAGCTGCCGCTCTATATCGACCAGACCGGCGGCATCTCGATCGCGCAGTTGATGGCGCGCGCCCGGCGCCTCAAGCGCCAGAAGGGGCTCGACGTCCTGTTCATCGACTACCTGCAGCTCCTTTCCGGCTCGGCCAAGGCCGGCCAGAATCGCGTGCAGGAGCTGACCGAGATCACGACGAGCCTGAAGGCGCTGGCCAAGGAGCTGAACGTCCCGATCATCGCGCTCTCCCAGCTCTCGCGCCAGGTCGAAAGCCGCGACGACAAGCGCCCGCAACTCTCGGACCTGCGCGAATCCGGCTCGATCGAGCAGGACGCAGACGTGGTGATGTTCGTCTACCGCGAAGAGTATTATCTCAAGGGCAAGGAGCCGCGCCCCGGCACCGAAGAGCACAACAAGTGGCAGATCGAGATGGAAGCCGCTCACGGCGTCGCAGAATTGATCATCGGCAAGCAGCGTCATGGCCCGACCGGAGCCGTGGCCTTGCAGTTCGACGCCGACGTGACACGCTTCTCCGACCGCGCCGACGAACTTCGCCTCCCGGACCGTGAATGA
- the der gene encoding GTPase Der, protein MTAIVALIGRPNVGKSTLFNRLVGKKLALVDDRPGVTRDRREGDATLGHLRFKVIDTAGLEEADKDSLAGRMRAQTETAIAQADVVLFMIDARLGITPMDQPFADLVRRSGKPVILLANKAEGKKGTDGIIESYGLGLGDPVPFSAEHGEGTADLLEALALYIADEPEDDEEAAWEDVPAAEDAEEEYNPDRPLRVTVIGRPNAGKSTLVNRMIGEERLLTGPEAGITRDTISVDWEWRGRNVKLFDTAGMRKRARIEEKLEKLSVADSLRAIRFAEVVVVLLDATIPFEKQDLTLVDLTEREGRAVVIGLNKWDLVADKQGLLAELKEKANHLLAQVRGVPIVPLSGLAGEGIDRLMQAVFSAYEVWNRRVSTARINRWLEGVLSAHPPPAVAGRRIKIRYMTQAKARPPTFALFGNQLEHLPVSYVRYLVNNLREGFDLPGTPIRLHRRTGQNPYDKERKG, encoded by the coding sequence ATGACAGCCATCGTCGCCCTTATCGGCCGGCCGAATGTCGGCAAGTCGACGTTGTTCAACCGGCTCGTCGGCAAGAAGCTCGCGCTGGTCGACGACCGGCCGGGTGTCACGCGCGACCGCCGCGAAGGCGACGCGACGCTCGGCCATCTGCGCTTCAAGGTGATAGACACGGCCGGCCTCGAGGAGGCCGACAAGGATTCGCTCGCGGGCCGCATGCGCGCCCAGACCGAGACCGCGATCGCCCAGGCCGACGTCGTGCTGTTCATGATCGACGCCCGCCTCGGCATCACGCCGATGGACCAGCCTTTCGCCGATCTGGTGCGCCGCTCCGGCAAGCCGGTGATCCTGCTCGCCAACAAGGCCGAGGGCAAGAAGGGCACAGACGGCATCATCGAGTCCTATGGGCTCGGTCTCGGCGACCCCGTGCCGTTCTCAGCCGAGCATGGCGAAGGCACGGCCGACCTGCTCGAAGCGCTTGCCCTCTACATCGCGGACGAGCCCGAGGACGACGAGGAGGCCGCCTGGGAGGACGTCCCGGCTGCCGAGGATGCGGAGGAGGAGTACAACCCCGACCGCCCGCTGCGCGTCACCGTCATCGGCCGCCCGAACGCCGGCAAATCGACGCTGGTCAATCGCATGATCGGCGAGGAGCGCCTGCTGACCGGCCCCGAGGCCGGCATCACCCGCGACACCATCTCGGTCGACTGGGAGTGGCGCGGCCGCAACGTCAAGCTCTTCGACACAGCCGGCATGCGCAAGCGCGCCCGCATCGAGGAGAAGCTGGAGAAGCTTTCCGTCGCGGATTCGCTGCGGGCCATCCGCTTCGCCGAGGTCGTGGTCGTGCTGCTCGATGCGACGATCCCCTTCGAGAAGCAGGACCTGACGCTGGTCGACCTGACCGAGCGCGAGGGGCGGGCCGTCGTGATCGGCCTCAACAAATGGGACCTCGTCGCCGACAAGCAGGGCCTGCTCGCCGAACTCAAGGAAAAGGCCAACCATCTGCTGGCGCAGGTCCGTGGCGTGCCGATCGTGCCGCTATCCGGGTTGGCCGGCGAGGGGATCGACCGGCTGATGCAGGCGGTGTTCTCTGCCTATGAGGTCTGGAACCGCCGCGTCTCGACCGCGCGCATCAACCGCTGGCTGGAAGGCGTGCTCTCGGCCCATCCGCCCCCGGCGGTGGCCGGACGGCGCATCAAGATCCGCTACATGACACAGGCCAAGGCGCGCCCGCCGACCTTCGCGCTCTTCGGCAACCAGCTCGAACACCTGCCGGTCTCCTATGTTCGCTATCTCGTGAACAATTTGCGGGAGGGTTTCGACCTGCCGGGCACCCCGATCCGCCTGCATCGCCGCACCGGCCAGAATCCTTACGACAAGGAACGCAAGGGCTGA
- the queA gene encoding S-adenosylmethionine:tRNA ribosyltransferase-isomerase, which translates to MDVGLFDFDLPEERIALRPVSPRDAARLLVVRPDAPEALEDRGIRDLVSLLQPGDALVLNDTRVIPSRLRGRRYRGADSARIEIMLHKRESDDRWLAFARPAKKLALGETVVFDSEGASNACELGRLQAEVVAKGEGGEVELRFSLTSAYLDEAIARLGELPLPPYIAGKRPTDSADATDYQTNFAQHDGAVAAPTAGLHFTPELLAALDTRGVSRHFVTLHVGAGTFLPVKADDTDEHRMHAEWGTVSAGTAAALNAVRAKGGRIVCVGTTSLRLIESAAAEDGTIRPFSGDTAIFITPGYRFRAVDMLMTNFHLPRSTLFMLVSAFCGLDMMKRAYAHAIAEKYRFYSYGDGSLLFRAPVPPAPSSLRA; encoded by the coding sequence GTGGATGTCGGTCTCTTCGATTTTGATCTGCCGGAAGAGCGGATTGCGCTGAGGCCCGTCAGTCCGCGCGATGCGGCGCGGTTGCTCGTCGTGCGCCCCGACGCTCCCGAGGCGCTGGAGGATCGCGGCATCCGCGACCTCGTCTCGCTGCTCCAGCCCGGCGATGCGCTCGTTCTCAACGACACGCGCGTCATTCCGTCCCGCTTGCGCGGGCGGCGCTATCGCGGCGCGGATTCGGCCCGCATCGAGATCATGCTGCACAAGCGCGAGAGCGATGATCGCTGGCTCGCCTTCGCCCGGCCCGCCAAGAAGCTGGCGCTGGGCGAGACCGTGGTCTTCGATTCGGAGGGCGCCAGCAACGCCTGCGAGCTCGGCCGTCTGCAGGCGGAGGTCGTCGCGAAGGGCGAGGGCGGCGAGGTCGAGCTGCGCTTCAGCCTGACCAGCGCCTATCTCGACGAGGCGATCGCGCGTCTCGGCGAATTGCCGCTGCCGCCCTATATCGCCGGCAAGCGCCCGACCGACAGCGCCGACGCGACCGACTACCAGACGAATTTCGCCCAGCATGACGGCGCCGTCGCCGCGCCGACCGCAGGCCTGCATTTCACGCCGGAGCTCTTGGCGGCGTTGGATACGCGCGGCGTCTCGCGCCATTTCGTCACGTTGCATGTCGGCGCCGGCACCTTCCTGCCGGTGAAGGCCGACGATACCGACGAGCATCGCATGCATGCCGAATGGGGTACGGTGTCTGCCGGGACGGCAGCCGCTCTCAACGCCGTCAGGGCGAAGGGCGGGCGGATCGTCTGCGTCGGCACCACCTCGCTGCGCCTGATCGAGAGTGCCGCGGCCGAGGACGGCACCATCCGCCCCTTCTCGGGCGACACCGCGATCTTCATCACGCCCGGCTATCGCTTCCGGGCCGTCGACATGCTGATGACGAATTTCCATCTGCCGCGCTCGACGCTGTTCATGCTCGTCTCCGCCTTCTGCGGGCTCGACATGATGAAACGGGCCTATGCCCATGCGATCGCAGAGAAATACCGGTTCTATTCCTATGGCGACGGCAGCCTGCTCTTCCGGGCCCCCGTGCCGCCCGCCCCATCGTCATTGCGGGCGTAG
- the rplI gene encoding 50S ribosomal protein L9, giving the protein MEVILLERVAKLGQMGDIVKVRDGFGRNYLLARGKALRATEDNKKRFESQKLELETRNLELKSEADAVAERLNGQSVTILRQSGESGVLYGSVSTRDIAEALTKDGFNVSRGQVTLNTPIKTLGLHTVPVVLHPEVAVTITVNVARSAEEAHRQAAGENVTAREEFDLDDLGLEVGAALAEAGDDER; this is encoded by the coding sequence ATGGAAGTGATCCTGCTCGAACGCGTCGCCAAGCTCGGCCAGATGGGCGACATCGTGAAGGTGCGCGACGGCTTCGGCCGCAACTACCTGCTCGCCCGCGGCAAGGCGCTGCGCGCCACCGAGGACAACAAGAAGCGCTTCGAGAGCCAGAAGCTCGAGCTCGAGACCCGCAACCTCGAGCTGAAGTCCGAGGCCGATGCCGTCGCCGAGCGTCTGAACGGCCAGAGCGTCACCATCCTGCGCCAGTCGGGCGAGTCCGGCGTGCTCTACGGCTCGGTCTCGACCCGTGACATCGCCGAGGCGCTGACCAAGGACGGCTTCAACGTCTCGCGCGGCCAGGTGACGCTGAACACCCCGATCAAGACGCTCGGCCTGCACACCGTCCCGGTCGTGCTGCATCCGGAAGTCGCGGTCACGATCACCGTCAACGTCGCCCGCTCGGCTGAGGAAGCCCACCGTCAGGCCGCCGGCGAGAACGTCACGGCCCGCGAGGAGTTCGACCTCGACGATCTCGGCCTCGAGGTCGGCGCGGCGCTGGCCGAGGCCGGCGACGACGAGCGCTGA